The nucleotide window CGTTGCTGCGTTTCCACATATTTTAAAACAGCTTCCAAGTTATCTTCAGCATCCGTTAACGATTCTTGAAGTATCATAGTgagtttttgaaagatcaaTTTTTCCTTATGCACTAATTCCGAATTCGAATAACCAATGATTTGGTACTTCTGctgaatattattaaatatttcttctaaGTAGCTTGAAATGAGCTTAAAATCCTGTTTATAAAATGACTCAGACAGTAATAATGACGATGGCAGGGTGTTCCAAGTGATAGAATGTGCTTTCGTTGGTGTTACAAGCACCAGATCCAAGAGAATGCCCGTTCCCTGAAACGGATTGTCAAAAGCAGTGATCTTTTATACTGCCTGGTGGTGCCATTTCATGAGATAAAGGATTGACGTCGGATCTGCCTGGAACATTTTTTGACGTTTACATTTTGTGCATCACTTATTTACCAATTTCCGAAACGGGCCTGCAGATATGTATGCGCGGTAAATTCTCGCACATATTACGTAATTTCGTATACATAAATAAACATTAGCATTAATAAGACAAGATGTCGCATTGAATGAACAAATAGAACTGAGCATTGATTGTATTTCCCCTGTACGTAGGCATGTGACAATGTGAATACATTTATTTTCCGTCGTTTGGCAAGAAATTACGAAAAATACAAAAATTCAGCATGGAGAGTATACGAATACCCATAAAGTGTAGATAAGTATTTACATTTTGTATAAAGTTCATCTGATCTTTCACTATTCCTTACTAAAACTATAAAAGTGAGCAAAGATTGAGGAAATTCACTGCTGGTTATGggaaaataatttcaagCCCAAAATCAGAGAACTCATCCTTGTTAGCTCAGTTGGTAGAGCGTTCGGcttttaagaaatttgtcTTAAACCAAGGATACCGAAATGTCAGGGGTTCGAGCCCCCTATGAGGagttctttattttttttttctttgacTGACTTCTAAAGTTACTAAACTTAAAAGAAGGTTggaaattttttatttgcaTCCTTTTACCTTTACAAAGCAATATTCTTCTAGTGCGTTAAGTACTCAATGTGGTTTAATTAATGACACCACGtttgttttcatttctTGTGCGCtgaaaattggaaactCAGAATgcagaaaaaaataaaaataaaaaatttcaaggaAATGGATTCATCAATGTGTGTTAAGTAACATAGATACGTAACCGTAAAGAGATTGGAAACTGAGAGTGTAAGGAACCCATCCATTCACCCATCCAATTTTGTCATACTTCCTTCGTTTGTAGACGTTTTCATCCAATCATGGCATTACCaccttcatcattaaaCAACAAGTCGGGTCGAGTATATTCGGAAGCTAGAGTATTTAAAGACGCTTGTGAGAAGAGACCTCAAGAATATTGGGATTATGAACAAGGTGTTACGATAAAGTGGGGGACAATTTCCGATTATGAAATCATAACAAAGATTGGACGTGGTAAATATTCTGAAGTGTTTAGTGGTGAATGtgttaataatgaaactcCATGTGTTATTAAAGTGTTAAAACCTGTtaagatgaagaaaatttatcgtgaattgaaaatattgacCAATTTAACTGGAGGTCCCAATgttattgaattattagataTTGTTCAAGATCCAGGATCAAAGATTCCGGCATTAATTTTCGAAGAAGtaaaaaatatggattTTAGACAATTATATCCCACTTTCACATTACCTGATATACAGTTCTATTTTACACAATTATTAATCGCTTTAAATTATTGTCATTCCATGGGTATCATGCATAGAGATGTTAAACCACAAAATGTTATGATTGATCCcaaggaaagaaaattaagatTAATTGATTGGGGGCTTGCTGAGTTTTACCACCCTGGTGTAGATTATAATGTTCGTGTGGCATCACGTTATCATAAGGGGCCTGAGTTATTAGTGAATTTAAATCAGTATGATTACTCTTTGGATCTTTGGTCTGTCGGTTGTATGCTTGCAGCTATTGTATTTAAAAGAGAACCATTTTTTAAAGGGTCATCTAACCCTGATCAATTGGTAAGAATTGCTGCTGTTTTAGGTACTAAGGAATTATTGgcatatttgaataaatatgGATTAAAATTACCAAGTGAATATGATACTATAATGAGAGATTTCCCCAGAAGGCCATGGGACCATTTTGTCTCTGACGCCACCAAATTGGCAGTTCCTGAAATGGTTGATTTAATTGATCATTTACTAAGATATGATCATCAAGAGAGATTAACAGCACAGGAGGCAATGGACCatgtatttttcaagacCAAGTTTGAAAGTTAGGCGCACATTTgtaattatatatatataaaagtAGCAGGTAGTCAATCCAgtaataatactaataataatgcaaaaaataaataaattaagTGATGAAAGAAGACTTTTGAtcttattaaatattaCATAGACTAAAAAGTAGTCATAATAATTAGACAATTTTAATTAAACGACAGTTCTGGTATCATTTGTTACTTCTGAAAGTTTCCTTCTGAATTCTCTCcccttttcttctctttcctTTAGGAAAGTATCATCGAATTCGAAGCTTGAATCACATTTGTCatgttgatgatgatggtggTGATGATGGTGGTGATGTTCATGACGATGTTCACGTGGTAGATCATCTGCATCTTCGAAATCATACGAGTAAGCACGTGGAATCAAATCTTGAATGGTCAAGTCTCTTAGGCCATAGACGTCATTGATTCTTATATTAGATTCATGAGAATATCCATATTTATCAATGTCTCTTCTTAGGACtgtatttttaaattttaatgCACATTTACTCTTACAatgtgatgatgatggtgatgatgattttaatgcagatttaatggaattattagaacCTTGACTGGAATTACTTTTAATTTTCATGCATgtatttgaattggaatcGAATATGGACGATGTGTTGGAGTCAatggatgaagaatatgTATCATAGGCGTaattatttgtattttcATCGAGAACGGAATCGATATCCGATTGACCCTTCATGGAGTGTtttagaatattattattagttgTAGTTATTGTTGTATTAGTTTTATCATTTATCTTGTTTAGCTTTTGTTTggtatcattatcattatcattattactgGCCGTTAAATCGGGACCATATAGTACGGTAACATCCGTTTCtttattccaattgatTGAGAGAGGATCTGCCTTGCATTTGTccaaatgataataatctATGGACCATCTTCTCCACAGACAATGATGCAATCTAACCAAATAGATTTTATAATCCATgtcatcttcaatggaacAGCTGGGCAATCTTAACAATTTATGTTTcctcattttcaaaagcaGGGTCCAACTTAAAGGAATTTCCAGTTTGTTTTCGTTGAATTTATGATGGAAATAGTCTATTGCTGGACGTTGATAGTTGGTTACGTTATCCAACAACATCAAGTTTTGACGCGATATTATGGTATCGTCTAAACTTGTCATCTGTTATTCGGGGTCGGGGTATGTGGTATGTGCTAAGCTAGCTTGTGTAGTGGTAAACTGTGGTATACTTCTTATATAACGACAGGAGCAGAGCTGGGGGTACCACCGAGCAACAGGGACCAGAGTCTGTCTCTTTTAAATACACCGCCATCACAAGACAATACAGGAAAAAGAAACGGGGGAAAGGAAAACTACACCTCGGATCGGCCCGCCCAGAAACGCCCGCACAACCTCGAGGACCCCCGCGTTTATTTCTTTTGGCAGCATTTCCCACGGCGgaattttccatttttttccatttttcgCATCGGCTCACTGTTAGCCGCCAAGAAGATTCCAGAATGGGAAGGAAAAACACGGCCGAATCCGTCcgtttatttattttgtaGTCACCACAGGTTTATTCAATACGtatgtttgtttgttgtgTGGAAAGGAAAAGCAGGGACTCGGGCCAATTTAACTCTGTTTACGGCAGACTCTGCCCCTGACGGGGGAGAAGTCCCTCCTCTTATTTGGTACTCTACATACATACACACTCACGTACGTACCGATACACTTGTTACCTTACTCACATGCGATTGACCCGATTTGAGCATATACTTTACCTCTTGTGCCATTTTTTGATTGACGTTTGACCTAACTTTTCCCAATGTCTTTTCCATCAGGACACCGCATTCACAGAAAAAAAGCAGTCAAACGGAAATGGAAACTGagatggaaaattttttcaatgtttttttttcatgCACCGACGCACAAGAAGATAtaaaagatttgaaatttcataaacTACTTGAAGGGAAGCTTCATCTTGTTTGCATCTCTCAATTCACGTTCCAGATAAAATCACAGAACATCACCCATCACACATAATCAAACATGTCTCACAGAAAGTTCGAAGCTCCACGTCACGGTCATCTAGGTTTCTTGCCAAGAAAGAGAGCCGTCTCCGTCAGAGGTAGAGTCAAGTCATTCCCAAAGGATGACAAGACCAAGCCAGTCGCTTTAACCTCCTTCTTAGGTTACAAGGCCGGTATGACCACCATTGTCAGAGACTTGGACAGACCAGGTTCCAAGTTCCACAAGCGTGAAATCGTCGAAGCCGTCACTGTTGTCGACACTCCACCTGTCGTTGTTGTCGGTGTTGTCGGTTACGTTGAAACCCCAAGAGGTTTGAGATCTTTGACTACTGTCTGGGCTGAACATTTGTCCGATGAAGTTAAGAGAAGATTCTACAAGAACTGGTACAAGTCTAAGAAGAAGGCTTTCACCAAGTATTCCGCTAAGTACGCTCAAGATGGtgctgaaattgaaaaggaattggCTAGAATTAGAAAGTACGCTTCCGTCGTTAGAGTCTTGGTCCACACTCAAGTCAGAAAGACTCCATTAGTTCAAAAGAAGGCTCATTTGGctgaaattcaattgaacGGTGGTTCCATCTCTGAAAAGGTTGACTGGGCTCGTGAACATTTCGAAAAGACCGTCGCTGTCGATGCCGTCTTTGAACAAAACGAAATGATTGACGTTGTTGCTGTCACCAAGGGTCACGGTTTCGAAGGTGTTACCCACAGATGGGGTACCAAGAAGCTACCAAGAAAGACCCATAGAGGTTTGAGAAAGGTTGCCTGTATCGGTGCTTGGCATCCAGCCCACGTTATGTGGACTGTTGCTAGAGCTGGTCAAAGAGGTTACCATCACAGAACTTCTATTAACCACAAGGTTTACAGAATCGGTAAGGGTGATGATGACTCTAACGCTTCTACCAACTTTGACAGAACCAAGAAGACTATTACCCCAATGGGTGGTTTCGTCCACTACGGTGAAATCAACAACGATTTCGTCATGGTTAAGGGTTCCATTCCAGGTACTAGAAAGAGAGTTGTTACTTTGAGAAAGTCTTTGTACACTAACACTTCCAGAAAGGCCGTCGAAGACGTTCAATTGAAGTGGATTGACACTGCTTCCAAGTTCGGTAAGGGTAGATTCCAAACTGATGCTGAAAAGCGTGCTTTCATGGGtactttgaagaaggacttataaggaaatttttaattgacctttgataaataaatagataaataaatattttttttatttcattgaatcaatatcttttcttccttttttaaaagaaattatcagTTATTTACAAAGAGAACCTTCAATGGTTCGGAGTATTGCTTCTGTATATAATATCTAGACATACTATCATCTAAAAGAAATTCAGATGTACA belongs to Naumovozyma castellii chromosome 3, complete genome and includes:
- the NCAS0C05500 gene encoding uncharacterized protein (ancestral locus Anc_5.663); this encodes MTSLDDTIISRQNLMLLDNVTNYQRPAIDYFHHKFNENKLEIPLSWTLLLKMRKHKLLRLPSCSIEDDMDYKIYLVRLHHCLWRRWSIDYYHLDKCKADPLSINWNKETDVTVLYGPDLTASNNDNDNDTKQKLNKINDKTNTTITTTNNNILKHSMKGQSDIDSVLDENTNNYAYDTYSSSIDSNTSSIFDSNSNTCMKIKSNSSQGSNNSIKSALKSSSPSSSHCKSKCALKFKNTVLRRDIDKYGYSHESNIRINDVYGLRDLTIQDLIPRAYSYDFEDADDLPREHRHEHHHHHHHHHHQHDKCDSSFEFDDTFLKEREEKGREFRRKLSEVTNDTRTVV
- the RPL3 gene encoding 60S ribosomal protein uL3 (ancestral locus Anc_5.664) codes for the protein MSHRKFEAPRHGHLGFLPRKRAVSVRGRVKSFPKDDKTKPVALTSFLGYKAGMTTIVRDLDRPGSKFHKREIVEAVTVVDTPPVVVVGVVGYVETPRGLRSLTTVWAEHLSDEVKRRFYKNWYKSKKKAFTKYSAKYAQDGAEIEKELARIRKYASVVRVLVHTQVRKTPLVQKKAHLAEIQLNGGSISEKVDWAREHFEKTVAVDAVFEQNEMIDVVAVTKGHGFEGVTHRWGTKKLPRKTHRGLRKVACIGAWHPAHVMWTVARAGQRGYHHRTSINHKVYRIGKGDDDSNASTNFDRTKKTITPMGGFVHYGEINNDFVMVKGSIPGTRKRVVTLRKSLYTNTSRKAVEDVQLKWIDTASKFGKGRFQTDAEKRAFMGTLKKDL
- the NCAS0C05490 gene encoding casein kinase II subunit alpha/alpha' (ancestral locus Anc_5.662), yielding MALPPSSLNNKSGRVYSEARVFKDACEKRPQEYWDYEQGVTIKWGTISDYEIITKIGRGKYSEVFSGECVNNETPCVIKVLKPVKMKKIYRELKILTNLTGGPNVIELLDIVQDPGSKIPALIFEEVKNMDFRQLYPTFTLPDIQFYFTQLLIALNYCHSMGIMHRDVKPQNVMIDPKERKLRLIDWGLAEFYHPGVDYNVRVASRYHKGPELLVNLNQYDYSLDLWSVGCMLAAIVFKREPFFKGSSNPDQLVRIAAVLGTKELLAYLNKYGLKLPSEYDTIMRDFPRRPWDHFVSDATKLAVPEMVDLIDHLLRYDHQERLTAQEAMDHVFFKTKFES